One part of the Flavobacterium johnsoniae UW101 genome encodes these proteins:
- a CDS encoding DUF2851 family protein — protein sequence MKEDFLHYLWKFRKFDNLNLKTAQNELITIIKPGDYLELSGPDFFNAHIKIGDQKWAGNVEIHLKSSDWYLHNHEKDPAYENVILHVVWENDTAIFRENNTEIPVLVLKDYVSQEIIENYYALVSPKTWISCERQLNEIDEFIFKNWQERLFFERLERKSAFVYELLEETNQDWEAVLFCMLAKNFGLNTNGNSFLQIAKSIPFSIIRKESFEAGSLEALFLGTAGLLDGEKEDVYFKDLKFKYFFLLHKYQLVKTHVDPVLFFKLRPDNFPTIRLSQLAEIYHKHQNLFSKIIALKSAKEVYNLLNVSSSEYWKNHYQFDKESSKKAKPLSKSFLDLIIINTIIPIQFAYSNTIGESVTEDLIDFMVEVDSEKNAVIDKFNSFGIKSANAFESQSLLELKNEYCNNKACLKCAVGIELLKNN from the coding sequence ATGAAAGAAGATTTTCTTCATTATTTATGGAAATTCAGGAAGTTTGATAACCTGAATTTAAAAACAGCACAAAATGAATTAATCACAATTATTAAGCCGGGTGATTATTTAGAACTTTCTGGACCAGATTTTTTTAACGCACACATAAAAATTGGAGATCAAAAGTGGGCAGGAAATGTAGAAATACATTTAAAATCTTCAGATTGGTATCTGCACAATCACGAAAAAGATCCTGCTTATGAAAATGTTATTCTCCATGTGGTTTGGGAGAATGATACAGCAATTTTTAGGGAAAACAACACAGAAATCCCGGTTTTGGTTCTTAAGGATTATGTTTCTCAGGAAATAATAGAAAATTATTATGCACTTGTTTCGCCAAAAACATGGATTTCCTGTGAACGACAATTAAACGAGATTGACGAATTTATATTTAAAAACTGGCAGGAGAGATTGTTTTTTGAACGGTTAGAACGCAAGTCGGCATTTGTTTATGAATTGCTTGAAGAAACAAACCAGGATTGGGAAGCCGTTTTGTTTTGTATGCTGGCAAAAAACTTTGGTTTAAATACAAACGGAAATTCATTTTTACAGATTGCTAAATCAATACCTTTTTCGATTATTAGAAAGGAAAGTTTTGAAGCAGGCAGTCTTGAAGCTTTATTTTTGGGAACTGCAGGTTTGTTAGACGGAGAAAAGGAGGACGTTTATTTTAAAGATCTGAAGTTTAAATATTTTTTTCTTCTTCATAAATACCAACTAGTAAAAACACATGTTGATCCGGTTTTGTTTTTTAAGCTCCGCCCGGATAATTTTCCAACAATAAGACTTTCTCAGCTTGCGGAGATATATCATAAACATCAAAATTTGTTTTCTAAAATAATAGCTTTAAAATCTGCGAAAGAAGTTTATAATCTGCTGAATGTTTCTTCAAGCGAATATTGGAAAAATCATTATCAGTTCGATAAAGAAAGTTCAAAGAAAGCGAAGCCATTATCAAAATCATTTCTGGACTTGATAATTATAAATACTATAATACCAATTCAGTTTGCTTACTCAAATACGATAGGGGAGTCTGTAACAGAAGATTTAATTGATTTTATGGTCGAAGTTGATTCAGAAAAAAATGCCGTTATAGATAAGTTTAATTCATTTGGCATAAAATCAGCAAACGCATTTGAGAGTCAGTCTCTGTTAGAACTTAAAAATGAATACTGTAATAATAAAGCCTGTTTAAAATGCGCTGTTGGAATTGAATTGCTTAAAAACAATTAG
- a CDS encoding ribonuclease HII, protein MLQLNYSGFTLETGTDEAGRGCLAGPVTAAAVILPSVFENNILNDSKQLSEKARALLKPIIEEQALCFSVTHLFPDEIDEINILNASMKGMQECILKLKHIPEYIIVDGNRSLNAKLGLKNTFGKQFSKEEIELLKSIPNQSIIKGDAKFLSIAAASILAKTYRDEYMDQIHEEFPMYNWKQNKGYPTKEHREAIKKYGTTKYHRMSFRLLPDQLELDFFE, encoded by the coding sequence ATGCTGCAACTTAATTATTCAGGATTTACTTTAGAGACTGGAACTGATGAGGCTGGACGTGGATGTTTAGCGGGGCCGGTTACCGCAGCCGCGGTAATTTTACCCAGTGTTTTTGAGAATAACATATTAAACGACAGTAAGCAATTGTCTGAAAAAGCAAGAGCACTTTTAAAACCTATTATAGAAGAGCAGGCGCTTTGTTTTTCGGTTACGCATTTATTTCCTGATGAAATTGACGAAATAAACATCTTAAATGCTTCTATGAAAGGAATGCAGGAGTGTATTTTGAAATTAAAACATATACCTGAATATATTATTGTTGATGGAAATCGTTCTCTAAATGCAAAATTGGGATTGAAAAATACTTTTGGGAAGCAATTTTCTAAAGAAGAAATTGAACTCTTAAAATCAATTCCTAATCAAAGTATAATTAAAGGTGATGCTAAATTTCTAAGTATTGCCGCTGCTTCTATATTAGCAAAAACATACCGCGACGAATATATGGACCAAATTCATGAAGAATTCCCAATGTACAATTGGAAACAAAACAAAGGATATCCAACCAAAGAACATCGCGAAGCCATTAAAAAATATGGCACTACAAAATATCACCGAATGAGTTTTAGACTTCTGCCGGATCAATTAGAGCTTGATTTTTTCGAATAA
- a CDS encoding RagB/SusD family nutrient uptake outer membrane protein, which produces MKNLIKSIIVSALVFGMNSCTEEKILDLSPINNISEKDAFSTPSLIESSMNGVYNAAAIGQYNAVPTLPNGGRGYIWGAAFIEQGECRGEDAVNTATFYQLTYTATYDPTTANNVYYWVDGYRLINRCNLMIEGTTDAVAKGIISKEVGDDYIGQSKFLRAITHFELLTYFARPYNYTPNADHLGIPYREIGVNTQGEIDSETLKPRNTVAECYAKILADLTDAENLITTNSIAKASKNAAIAFKTRVYLHKRDWQNVITEGNKLNGQYTLTANPGEPFVLANNFTNSESIFSIQHSATSNPQTNGALASILKNRGLVTISPIIWRDPSWLSTDKRREEGKMIVTVAGRKYTNKYTDVTNLSDAAPVIRYAEVLLNMAEAYARMGSDLTESLNLLNKVRNRSLANPADESYTSADLNSTPALVNAILKERRIEFLMEGRRWSDIHRLQGDDIAPIDGIPAKLANAAPAPELFTLGTPYTGPYGVPAIPASDYKFLWPIPQIEMNTNPALVQNPNW; this is translated from the coding sequence ATGAAAAATTTAATAAAATCGATTATAGTTTCTGCACTAGTTTTTGGAATGAATTCCTGTACAGAAGAAAAAATATTGGATTTAAGTCCAATTAATAATATTTCAGAAAAAGATGCTTTTTCAACACCATCATTAATAGAATCTTCAATGAATGGCGTTTACAATGCAGCGGCAATTGGACAATATAATGCTGTTCCTACTTTACCAAATGGAGGTAGAGGTTATATTTGGGGAGCTGCTTTTATTGAGCAGGGAGAATGCCGAGGCGAAGATGCTGTGAACACTGCAACATTCTATCAATTAACTTATACAGCAACTTACGATCCAACTACAGCTAATAATGTTTATTATTGGGTTGATGGTTACAGACTTATTAACAGATGTAACTTAATGATTGAAGGAACAACAGATGCTGTGGCTAAAGGTATTATATCGAAAGAGGTAGGAGATGATTATATAGGTCAGTCCAAATTTTTACGTGCAATCACTCATTTTGAATTGTTAACTTACTTTGCGCGACCTTATAATTATACGCCAAATGCAGATCATTTAGGAATACCTTACAGAGAAATTGGTGTTAATACACAAGGAGAAATTGATTCCGAAACGTTAAAACCTAGAAATACTGTAGCAGAATGTTATGCAAAAATCTTAGCAGACTTAACAGATGCTGAGAATTTAATAACTACTAATTCAATTGCTAAGGCTTCTAAAAATGCGGCAATTGCATTCAAAACAAGAGTTTATCTTCATAAAAGAGATTGGCAGAACGTAATTACTGAAGGAAATAAATTAAATGGTCAATATACTTTAACTGCTAATCCAGGAGAACCTTTTGTTTTAGCTAATAACTTTACGAATTCTGAATCTATTTTTTCAATTCAACATTCTGCCACATCTAATCCTCAAACTAATGGAGCATTAGCAAGTATTTTGAAAAACAGGGGATTGGTAACAATTAGTCCTATAATTTGGCGTGACCCAAGCTGGCTTTCTACTGATAAGAGAAGAGAAGAAGGGAAAATGATTGTAACAGTTGCTGGAAGAAAATATACTAATAAGTATACTGATGTAACAAACTTGTCTGATGCAGCTCCTGTGATTCGATATGCAGAGGTTTTATTAAACATGGCAGAAGCATATGCCCGTATGGGGTCAGATTTGACAGAGTCTTTAAATTTATTAAACAAAGTTAGAAATAGATCTTTGGCAAACCCAGCAGATGAATCATATACGTCAGCAGATTTAAATTCAACACCAGCTTTAGTGAATGCAATATTAAAAGAAAGAAGGATTGAATTTTTAATGGAAGGACGCAGATGGTCTGATATTCATAGATTACAAGGTGATGATATTGCGCCAATTGATGGTATCCCTGCTAAACTTGCTAATGCAGCACCGGCACCGGAACTATTTACATTAGGTACACCATATACAGGTCCTTATGGAGTGCCTGCTATACCAGCCTCAGATTATAAGTTTTTGTGGCCTATACCGCAAATAGAAATGAATACTAATCCGGCATTAGTTCAAAATCCAAATTGGTAG
- the lipB gene encoding lipoyl(octanoyl) transferase LipB produces MNKKIQLQDLGNRDYKSTWEYQEELFQDIVDLKIKNRREELDLPTSNYLLFVEHPHVYTLGKSGDLENLLLNEKQLEAKGAAFYKINRGGDITYHGPGQIVGYPILDLENFFTDIHKYLRLLEESMILTLAEYGLESGRSEGETGVWLGVGTPFARKICAMGVRASRWVTMHGFALNVNVDLGYFDNIIPCGIRGKGVTSLNVELGVEKVDEDEVKSKIIKHLTHLFEAEIV; encoded by the coding sequence ATGAATAAAAAAATTCAACTTCAGGATCTGGGAAACAGAGACTATAAATCGACTTGGGAATATCAGGAAGAACTTTTTCAGGATATTGTCGATTTAAAAATCAAGAACAGAAGAGAAGAACTGGACTTGCCAACATCCAATTATTTATTGTTTGTTGAGCATCCGCATGTTTATACTTTAGGTAAAAGCGGCGATTTAGAAAACTTATTATTAAACGAAAAACAGCTAGAAGCAAAAGGAGCAGCTTTTTATAAAATTAATCGCGGCGGTGATATCACATATCACGGACCGGGACAAATTGTTGGATATCCAATTCTGGACTTAGAAAATTTCTTTACGGATATTCATAAATACCTGCGTTTACTTGAAGAATCTATGATTCTGACTCTGGCAGAATACGGATTAGAATCTGGCAGAAGCGAGGGCGAAACAGGAGTCTGGCTGGGAGTTGGAACTCCGTTTGCACGTAAAATATGCGCAATGGGCGTTCGTGCTTCGCGCTGGGTAACAATGCACGGATTTGCTTTAAATGTAAATGTAGATTTAGGTTATTTTGATAATATTATTCCGTGCGGCATTCGTGGAAAAGGTGTTACGTCTTTAAACGTTGAACTTGGCGTAGAAAAAGTAGATGAAGACGAAGTAAAGTCTAAAATCATAAAACATTTAACCCATTTGTTTGAAGCTGAAATAGTTTAA
- a CDS encoding pyridoxal-phosphate dependent enzyme: protein MDFSNNILETIGNTPLVKLNKIVAEIDALVLAKVETFNPGNSVKDRMAVKMIEDAEADGRLKPGGTIIEGTSGNTGMGLALVAIVKGYKLICVISDKQSKEKMDILRAVGAKVVVCPTDVEPTDPRSYYSVSKRLAEETPNSWYVNQYDNMSNSLAHYEQTGPEIWKQTDGKITHFVVGVGTGGTISGVGKYLKEKNPNIKIWGIDTYGSVFKKYHETGIFDENEIYSYITEGIGEDILPKNVDFSLIDGFTKVTDKDAAVYTRKIALEEAIFVGNSAGACIKGLLQLKEHFKPDDVVVVLFHDSGSRYVGKMFNDDWMRERGFLEENVTKAEDVIKDHIDKELIVVRTEELVSHAIERMRKYKISQIPVVDINGFVGSVDETDLFRSYVADKNVAEKPIKEVMGKPFPIVKLGTPIEEVSKLFTKENDAVLVDLGNGNHHIITKYDIIGSIK from the coding sequence ATGGACTTTTCAAATAATATTTTAGAAACAATTGGTAACACACCATTGGTAAAGCTCAACAAAATTGTTGCTGAAATTGATGCGTTAGTATTGGCAAAAGTCGAAACATTTAATCCGGGAAACTCTGTAAAAGACAGAATGGCCGTAAAAATGATTGAAGATGCTGAGGCTGACGGAAGACTTAAACCAGGAGGAACTATAATTGAAGGTACTTCTGGAAATACTGGAATGGGACTGGCACTTGTAGCAATCGTAAAAGGGTACAAATTAATCTGTGTAATCTCAGATAAACAGTCAAAAGAAAAAATGGATATACTTCGTGCTGTTGGAGCAAAAGTTGTAGTTTGCCCTACAGATGTTGAGCCTACAGATCCACGTTCGTATTATTCAGTTTCAAAACGTTTGGCCGAAGAAACGCCAAATTCATGGTATGTAAACCAGTATGATAATATGTCAAATTCGTTGGCACATTATGAGCAGACCGGCCCGGAAATCTGGAAACAGACAGACGGAAAAATTACACATTTTGTTGTAGGGGTTGGAACTGGAGGAACAATTTCTGGAGTTGGAAAATACTTAAAAGAAAAAAATCCAAATATTAAAATCTGGGGAATAGATACTTATGGTTCTGTTTTTAAGAAATACCATGAAACGGGAATTTTTGACGAAAACGAAATTTACTCATACATAACAGAAGGAATTGGAGAAGATATTTTACCTAAAAATGTTGATTTCTCCTTAATTGATGGTTTTACAAAAGTAACCGATAAAGATGCCGCAGTTTATACAAGAAAAATTGCTCTTGAAGAAGCTATTTTTGTTGGTAATTCTGCAGGAGCCTGCATAAAAGGATTACTTCAGTTAAAAGAACACTTTAAACCAGATGATGTTGTTGTTGTTTTATTTCATGATTCAGGAAGCCGTTATGTAGGTAAAATGTTTAATGATGACTGGATGCGTGAACGCGGATTCTTAGAAGAAAATGTCACGAAAGCAGAAGATGTTATTAAAGATCACATCGACAAAGAATTAATTGTTGTTCGTACAGAAGAATTAGTTTCTCATGCCATTGAGCGTATGCGTAAATATAAAATTTCGCAGATTCCGGTTGTTGATATAAACGGTTTTGTTGGTTCTGTAGATGAAACAGATTTGTTTAGAAGTTATGTTGCTGATAAAAACGTAGCCGAAAAACCAATTAAAGAAGTAATGGGAAAACCTTTTCCAATTGTAAAATTAGGAACACCAATCGAAGAAGTATCAAAACTATTTACCAAAGAAAATGATGCAGTTCTTGTTGATTTAGGAAACGGAAACCATCACATTATTACAAAATATGATATTATTGGCTCTATAAAATAG
- a CDS encoding PspC family transcriptional regulator — MSAILKLKFFFEKYGFHVSSRLADKLGMRVTSVRLFFIYISFVTAGLGFGVYLTLAFWIRLKDLIRSKRTSVFDL, encoded by the coding sequence ATGTCAGCAATTTTAAAACTTAAATTCTTTTTCGAAAAATATGGTTTCCATGTTTCATCGAGATTAGCAGATAAATTGGGAATGCGTGTAACAAGTGTTCGATTGTTTTTTATCTACATATCGTTTGTTACCGCCGGGTTAGGATTTGGAGTTTATTTAACTCTGGCCTTTTGGATTAGATTGAAAGATTTAATTCGTTCTAAAAGAACTTCGGTATTTGATTTATAG
- a CDS encoding putative porin has translation MRIFIFLYLLIIPTLLFSQEKTTSKGSLDMNTKYSSITDTVKKKKAKIAKIEQYQIISLEHDTINADTSLTIKSAYKQNHLRKDLFGLLEFPNIGQPLNILQYSLTSYSPYPEIGFTAKHYNYIQADEIRYYSVPTPLTELFFNTTINKGQNVDSFITLNTSKNLNFSIAYRGLRSEGDYINQLVSAGNFRFTTSYATTNRRYALNVHYTYQDNLNEENGGITTAEDFESGSADFKNRQRLQVYLTDAKSFLKGRRLFFDHAFRINPKDGNNNLYINHQFNYENKFFEYNQATVLSAVDGFTEPVKRFGESYVTSGINDQTHFERLYNRVGAAYENSLLGKFNFFVDDYRSNYKYNRILIDASGNVIPDNLFLQINNFGGQYEYQKNKWNGRFLYTRSITNQSLSDLDAKLRYDLNDKIQFDFRYRNINKLPNNNYNLYQSSYVEYNWSNNFKNEKINSLGASISTPWVNAEAQYTVLKDHLYFVDMATPAQAALRTQIVKPAQYGNVINYLEIKASREFKFGKFALDNTLLYQKVDQSELILNVPDFVTRNTFYYTNYFFKKALYAQGGVVFNYFTKYYGNSYNPVIGEFFVQNTKEIGNYATFDVFINARIRQTRFYLKAEHLNALFSSSNYYSAPDNPYRDFVIRFGLVWNFFQ, from the coding sequence ATGAGAATATTCATTTTTTTATATCTATTAATTATACCAACATTATTGTTTTCTCAAGAAAAAACTACTTCAAAAGGTAGTTTAGATATGAATACAAAATATTCAAGTATAACAGACACTGTTAAAAAGAAAAAGGCAAAAATTGCTAAAATAGAGCAATATCAAATTATTTCTCTGGAACATGATACTATTAATGCAGATACTTCGCTGACTATAAAAAGTGCCTATAAACAAAACCATCTTAGAAAAGATCTTTTTGGGCTTTTAGAGTTTCCAAATATAGGACAGCCGTTAAATATCCTGCAATATAGTTTAACCAGTTATTCTCCATATCCGGAAATTGGTTTTACTGCCAAGCATTACAATTATATACAAGCTGATGAGATAAGATATTATTCTGTTCCAACACCTTTAACGGAGTTGTTTTTTAATACCACAATAAATAAAGGTCAGAATGTAGATTCGTTTATTACATTAAATACATCTAAGAACCTTAATTTCTCAATTGCTTATAGAGGTCTGCGTTCAGAAGGAGATTACATTAATCAGTTAGTAAGTGCAGGAAATTTTAGATTTACGACAAGTTATGCGACTACAAACCGAAGATATGCCTTGAATGTACATTACACGTATCAGGATAATTTAAACGAAGAGAATGGTGGTATTACAACAGCTGAAGATTTTGAAAGTGGTAGTGCCGATTTTAAAAACCGTCAGCGTCTGCAGGTTTATCTAACAGATGCGAAATCCTTTTTAAAAGGAAGACGTTTGTTTTTTGACCATGCTTTTAGAATAAATCCTAAAGATGGAAATAACAACTTATACATAAACCATCAGTTTAATTACGAAAATAAATTTTTTGAATACAATCAGGCAACTGTTCTTTCTGCTGTTGATGGATTTACAGAGCCGGTAAAACGTTTTGGAGAGTCTTATGTAACAAGCGGTATAAACGATCAGACACATTTTGAAAGACTGTATAATAGAGTTGGAGCTGCTTATGAAAATTCTCTTTTAGGTAAATTCAATTTCTTTGTTGACGATTACCGATCAAACTACAAGTACAACAGAATTTTAATTGATGCTTCTGGAAATGTTATTCCTGATAATTTGTTTTTGCAGATTAATAATTTCGGCGGGCAATATGAATATCAAAAAAATAAATGGAATGGACGTTTTCTATATACAAGATCGATTACAAACCAATCATTATCAGATCTTGACGCTAAATTGCGTTATGATTTAAATGATAAGATACAATTTGATTTTAGATATAGAAATATCAACAAACTGCCTAATAATAATTACAACTTGTACCAAAGCAGTTATGTAGAATACAATTGGTCGAATAACTTTAAAAATGAAAAAATAAATTCATTAGGTGCAAGCATTTCTACACCTTGGGTAAATGCTGAAGCTCAATATACAGTCCTAAAAGATCACTTGTATTTTGTTGATATGGCAACTCCTGCACAAGCAGCACTTAGAACACAAATTGTAAAACCGGCTCAGTACGGAAATGTGATTAATTATTTAGAAATTAAAGCCAGTAGAGAATTTAAATTTGGAAAATTTGCTTTAGACAACACATTATTGTATCAAAAAGTAGATCAGTCAGAGTTGATTTTAAACGTGCCTGATTTTGTAACAAGAAACACATTCTATTACACAAACTACTTTTTCAAAAAAGCGTTATACGCACAAGGAGGAGTTGTATTTAACTATTTTACCAAATATTATGGAAATAGCTACAATCCTGTTATTGGAGAATTTTTTGTGCAGAACACTAAAGAAATTGGTAATTATGCCACTTTTGATGTTTTCATAAATGCACGAATTCGCCAGACACGTTTTTACTTAAAAGCAGAACATTTAAATGCTTTGTTCTCAAGTAGTAATTATTACTCTGCGCCTGATAATCCGTATCGTGATTTTGTTATCAGATTTGGTTTAGTTTGGAATTTCTTCCAATAA
- a CDS encoding SusC/RagA family TonB-linked outer membrane protein gives MRLKFTFILTLLMLICTQFSFAQERTISGVVTDGGGAVPGVNVIVKGTKNGTQTDFDGKYSVKAKTGDVLIFSYMGMQDFTATVGTSSVVNAKLQEAGKELQEVVVVGYGVQKKKEVTGSISKISGNEIANIVTPSFEGALAGRATGVQIVTNSGIIGVAPKIRIRGIASISGGTEPLIVVDGMPIVSGDIGGVANTNGLADINPADIESYEVLKDGASTAIYGSRAANGVILITTKSGKKGTMKVNFSSTLGIASAAKKYDLLQTPDFLVISNEKRTNAGQSPWAIGDTYNTDWQSAILRNAPQLTHNVSFSGGSDKTKYYLSLGLTDQDGINKGNNMKRYSIRANIDQDINRWLSIGTNLSVTRTEYNGLNTNASGLSGNIFNAIRQQPNVPIYDPNNPTGYNLSEDNTTVGKWDNTDPVGDNITNIVYVLDHNRYYSKVNRTLANIFANAKITSDLTYRLQISADNAITDGFQYWNPIHGDGRTSNGILYNDNTEYLRWNWQNILNYKKTFAENHNIGVTLVSEYQKQTYKNFWGEGTDLMSDFYNKNLVDNSYSTKDSGGSVTENGIISYLGRFTYNFKEKYFIQASIRRDGISKLDPDTRWTNFPGVSAGWTISKEEFMQPLSSVITDLKLRGSYSKVGNTDILNGANYPYLGLTISSPYAKLNGLGYYQFGNDKLQWESSAKSDFGVDLGLLNNRLTIAFDYYRNNIDKLILAAPTAPSLGVPNNTINKNIGKLYNQGYEFAVSFKAFKNEKFTWDLSSNLTLSKNVVTNVYNGQDIIGGSSTDTNIAPNIIIREGESLNSLYGFRYWGVNKANGNPVYYKADGSLVQGLIGQSTYAVFDPADPTNTSTPSSLNSATDKVILGKTLPTYYGSFTSSMKYKNLDLGFMFRFSGGNKIFNGTRRELMNQNFNNNSTEILGRWQSVENPGDGWTPRLYASSNTFTNLSGSASSRFVESGNFISLDNITFGYTLPKELMDRIKVDNFRFFVQAQNIWLITKYKGLNPEMETSGVDINGTPRTKVMSMGINVSL, from the coding sequence ATGAGATTAAAATTTACGTTTATTTTAACATTGTTGATGTTGATCTGCACGCAGTTTTCTTTTGCACAGGAAAGAACAATATCAGGAGTTGTTACAGATGGAGGTGGAGCGGTTCCGGGAGTCAATGTGATTGTAAAAGGAACCAAAAATGGCACACAAACCGATTTTGATGGAAAATATTCGGTAAAAGCCAAAACAGGAGATGTTTTAATTTTCTCTTACATGGGAATGCAGGATTTTACAGCAACAGTAGGAACCAGTTCTGTTGTAAATGCTAAACTGCAGGAAGCAGGTAAAGAACTGCAAGAAGTTGTTGTTGTGGGTTATGGCGTACAAAAAAAGAAAGAAGTTACAGGTTCAATTTCTAAAATTTCTGGTAATGAAATTGCAAATATAGTTACACCTAGTTTTGAAGGAGCATTAGCAGGAAGAGCTACAGGAGTTCAAATCGTTACTAATAGTGGTATAATAGGTGTTGCTCCAAAAATTAGAATACGAGGGATTGCTTCAATATCTGGAGGTACTGAACCTTTAATTGTTGTAGATGGTATGCCTATAGTTTCTGGAGATATTGGAGGAGTTGCAAATACAAATGGTTTAGCAGATATAAATCCTGCTGATATAGAATCTTATGAAGTTTTAAAAGATGGAGCTTCTACGGCAATCTATGGTTCGCGTGCTGCAAATGGAGTGATTTTAATTACGACAAAAAGCGGTAAAAAAGGAACTATGAAAGTTAACTTTTCAAGTACTTTAGGTATTGCCAGTGCAGCAAAAAAATATGATTTGCTGCAAACTCCTGATTTCTTAGTTATTTCTAATGAGAAAAGAACTAATGCTGGTCAAAGCCCTTGGGCAATAGGTGATACCTATAATACTGACTGGCAAAGTGCTATTTTAAGAAATGCACCACAACTTACCCATAATGTTTCTTTTAGCGGAGGTTCTGACAAAACAAAATATTACTTATCTCTTGGGTTAACTGACCAAGATGGTATTAATAAAGGAAATAACATGAAAAGATATTCGATTAGAGCAAATATTGATCAGGATATTAATAGATGGTTGAGTATTGGAACAAATTTAAGTGTTACTAGAACAGAGTATAATGGTTTAAACACAAATGCAAGCGGTCTTTCTGGTAATATTTTTAATGCTATAAGACAGCAGCCAAATGTTCCTATTTATGATCCAAACAATCCAACAGGTTACAATCTTTCTGAAGATAATACTACTGTTGGTAAATGGGATAATACCGATCCGGTTGGAGATAATATTACAAATATTGTTTATGTTTTAGATCATAATAGATATTATTCAAAAGTAAATAGAACATTGGCGAATATTTTTGCAAATGCAAAAATTACATCTGATTTGACTTATAGATTACAAATAAGTGCAGATAACGCAATTACTGATGGTTTTCAGTATTGGAATCCAATTCATGGAGATGGACGTACTAGTAATGGAATTCTTTATAATGATAATACTGAGTACTTAAGATGGAACTGGCAGAATATTTTGAACTATAAAAAAACATTTGCAGAGAATCATAATATTGGAGTTACGCTTGTCTCTGAATATCAAAAGCAGACTTATAAGAATTTTTGGGGAGAAGGTACAGACCTGATGAGCGATTTCTACAATAAAAATCTTGTAGATAATTCTTATTCAACAAAAGATTCAGGAGGATCGGTTACAGAAAATGGTATTATCTCGTATTTAGGACGTTTTACATATAACTTCAAAGAAAAATACTTTATTCAGGCTTCTATTAGAAGAGATGGTATTTCAAAATTAGACCCTGATACCAGATGGACAAATTTTCCGGGTGTTTCTGCAGGCTGGACAATTTCTAAAGAAGAATTTATGCAGCCTCTAAGCAGTGTAATTACAGATTTGAAACTTAGAGGGTCTTATTCTAAGGTTGGAAATACTGATATTTTGAATGGAGCAAATTATCCGTATTTAGGATTAACAATCAGTTCTCCTTATGCTAAGTTAAATGGTTTAGGTTATTACCAATTTGGTAATGATAAACTTCAATGGGAATCTAGCGCAAAAAGCGATTTTGGAGTTGATTTAGGATTACTGAATAATCGTTTAACAATTGCTTTTGATTATTATAGAAATAATATTGATAAATTAATTTTAGCAGCACCAACAGCACCTTCACTTGGAGTTCCTAACAATACCATTAACAAAAATATTGGAAAGCTTTATAATCAAGGTTACGAGTTTGCGGTTAGTTTTAAGGCATTTAAAAATGAAAAATTCACATGGGATTTATCTTCTAATTTAACATTGTCTAAAAATGTTGTAACGAATGTTTACAATGGTCAAGATATTATTGGAGGATCATCTACAGACACAAATATTGCTCCTAATATTATTATTAGAGAAGGTGAATCATTAAATTCTTTATATGGATTTAGATATTGGGGAGTAAATAAGGCAAATGGTAATCCGGTTTATTATAAAGCAGATGGTTCATTAGTGCAAGGATTAATCGGACAGTCTACTTATGCTGTTTTTGATCCGGCAGATCCAACTAATACCAGTACTCCATCATCTTTAAATTCAGCTACTGATAAAGTTATATTAGGAAAAACACTGCCTACTTATTACGGTTCATTTACTTCTAGCATGAAATATAAAAATCTTGATTTAGGTTTTATGTTCAGATTTAGCGGAGGAAATAAGATTTTTAATGGTACCAGAAGAGAACTAATGAATCAGAATTTTAATAATAACAGTACTGAAATTTTAGGAAGATGGCAGAGCGTTGAAAATCCTGGAGATGGATGGACGCCGAGATTATATGCAAGTTCTAATACATTTACGAATCTTTCAGGAAGTGCAAGTTCGCGATTTGTTGAAAGCGGAAATTTTATTTCTCTTGATAATATAACGTTTGGATATACTCTTCCTAAAGAATTAATGGATAGAATTAAGGTTGATAATTTTAGATTTTTTGTTCAGGCCCAGAATATCTGGTTAATTACTAAATATAAAGGACTGAATCCAGAAATGGAAACATCAGGAGTAGATATTAATGGAACTCCTAGAACAAAAGTGATGTCAATGGGAATTAATGTAAGTTTATAA